Proteins from a genomic interval of Scatophagus argus isolate fScaArg1 chromosome 6, fScaArg1.pri, whole genome shotgun sequence:
- the hmg20b gene encoding SWI/SNF-related matrix-associated actin-dependent regulator of chromatin subfamily E member 1-related, whose amino-acid sequence MGGIKQEQSDASQHPKPSHSADHPQEEPKKRGWPKGKKRKKVLPNGPKAPVTGYVRFLNERREHMRAKYPDLPFPEITKRLGAEWTRLAQNDKQRYLDEAEREKMQYAQELKEYQQTEAYQITSAKIQDKRIKKEDTPSVITSTSSESSLSKASDLSSRFDIPIFTEEFLDQNKAREAELRRLRKANIEFEEQNAVLQRHIKDMYNAKERLEAELGLDEKRTQALHQHLLAVKHTLVNSLSSVPLPGTGETASLGNLDSYLTRLSGVLEGNPHKHRALLTQLCEVLSHLDSEKL is encoded by the exons ATGGGAGGGATCAAACAAGAGCAGAGTGATGCTTCACAGCACCCCAAACCTTCACATTCAGCAGACCATCCGCAAGAGGAG CCAAAGAAGAGAGGCTGGCCgaaggggaagaaaagaaagaaggtgCTACCGAATGGCCCCAAGGCACCGGTGACAGGATATGTCCGCTTCCTGAACGAACGTCGAGAACATATGCGGGCCAAATACCCTGACTTACCTTTCCCAGAAATCACGAAGAGACTTGGAGCAGAGTGGACACGGTTAGCCCAGAATGACAAACAG CGCTACCTGGATGAGGCAGAGCGGGAGAAGATGCAGTATGCGCAGGAATTGAAGGAATATCAGCAGACTGAAGCCTATCAAATCACCAGTGCTAAGATACAAGACAAGAGAATCAAGAAAG aagaCACTCCATCTGTCATCACCAGCACCAGTTCAGAGTCATCTTTATCAAAG GCTTCTGACCTCTCGAGCAGATTCGACATACCTATCTTCACAGAGGAGTTCCTTGATCAGAACAAAG CACGAGAAGCCGAGTTGCGACGGCTTCGTAAGGCCAACATTGAGTTTGAGGAGCAGAATGCAGTGCTTCAGCGCCACATTAAGGACATGTACAACGCCAAAGAGCGTCTGGAAGCTGAACTGGGTCTGGACGAGAAGCGAACCCAGGCGCTTCACCAACATTTGCTGGCTGTTAAACACACGCTGGTCAACAGTCTGTCATCAGTCCCCCTGCCAG GTACGGGTGAAACAGCATCTCTTGGGAACCTGGACTCATATCTAACTCGTCTCAGTGGAGTCCTGGAAGGAAACCCTCACAAGCATCGTGCCCTGCTCACCCAGCTCTGCGAAGTCCTCTCTCATCTGGACAG TGAGAAGTTATGA
- the LOC124060653 gene encoding elongation factor 2-like, with protein sequence MVNFTVDQIRAIMDKKANIRNMSVIAHVDHGKSTLTDSLVSKAGIIASARAGETRFTDTRKDEQERCITIKSTAISLFYELSENDLAFIKQAKDGAGFLINLIDSPGHVDFSSEVTAALRVTDGALVVVDCVSGVCVQTETVLRQAIGERIKPVLMMNKMDRALLELQLEPEDLYQTFQRIVETVNVIISTYGEDENGPMGNLMVDPVVGTVGFGSGLHGWAFTLKQFAEMYAAKFAAKGNSQLTPAEHCKKVEDMMKKLWGDRYFDSVGGKFVKTATAADGSKYTRTFVALILDPIFKVFAAIMNFNKEETAKLIQKLDIKLDAEDKDKEGKPLLKAVMRRWLPAGEALLQMITIHLPSPVTAQKYRCELLYEGPGDDEAAMGIKNCDPKAPLMVYISKMVPTSDKGRFYAFGRVFSGSVSTGLKVRIMGPNYVPGKKEDLYLKPIQRTILMMGRYVEPIEDVPCGNIVGLVGVDQFLVKTGTITTFEHAHNMRVMKFSVSPVVRVAVEAKNPADLPKLVEGLKRLSKSDPMVQCIIEESGEHIVAGAGELHLEICLKDLEEDHACIPLKKSDPVVSYRETVSAESSVMCLSKSPNKHNRLFMKARPFEDGLAEDIEKGDVSARQELKARARYLAEKFEWDVTEARKIWCFGPDGNGPNLLVDVTKGVQYLNEIKDSVVAGFQWAVKEGVLCEENMRAIRFDVHDVTLHADAIHRGGGQIIPTARRALYACELTAEPKLMEPVYLVEIQCPASAVGGIYGVLTRRRGHVFEEISVAGTPMRVTKAYLPVMESFGFTADLRSNTGGQAFPQCVFDHWQVLPGDPMDPTSKPGIVVTETRKRKGLKEGVPALDNYLDKL encoded by the exons ATG GTGAACTTTACCGTCGACCAGATCCGTGCCATCATGGACAAGAAGGCCAACATCCGTAACATGTCCGTGATTGCGCACGTAGACCACGGAAAGTCAACCCTGACAGACTCGCTTGTGTCAAAGGCTGGCATCATTGCCTCGGCTCGTGCTGGAGAGACCCGTTTCACAGACACACGGAAAGATGAGCAGGAACGTTGCATCACCATCAAGTCTAC CGCCATCTCCCTGTTCTACGAGCTGAGTGAAAATGACTTGGCCTTCATTAAGCAGGCAAAGGATGGTGCTGGTTTCTTGATCAACCTGATTGACTCACCAGGACACGTTGACTTCTCCTCTGAAGTTACTGCTGCTCTGCGTGTCACCGATGGAGCCCTGGTTGTGGTAGACTGCGTGTCTG GTGTTTGTGTACAAACTGAGACTGTGCTCCGTCAGGCCATTGGTGAGCGTATCAAGCCAGTCCTGATGATGAACAAGATGGACCGTGCCTTGCTGGAGTTGCAGCTTGAACCTGAAGACCTTTACCAGACTTTCCAGCGTATTGTTGAGACAGTCAATGTCATCATCTCCACTTATGGAGAAGATGAAAATGGACCAATGGGCAACCTCATG GTTGATCCAGTCGTTGGTACAGTTGGCTTTGGCTCTGGACTCCATGGCTGGGCTTTCACCCTGAAGCAGTTTGCCGAAATGTATGCAGCCAAGTTTGCTGCCAAGGGAAACAGCCAGTTGACACCAGCTGAGCACTGCAAGAAGGTGGAAGACATGATGAAGAAGCTGTGGGGTGACAG ATACTTCGACTCAGTCGGTGGAAAGTTCGTCAAGACTGCTACTGCAGCTGATGGCTCCAAATATACCCGCACCTTTGTTGCTCTTATCCTAGACCCCATCTTCAAG GTGTTTGCTGCCATCATGAACTTCAACAAAGAGGAAACTGCCAAACTGATCCAGAAGCTGGATATCAAGTTGGATGCTGAGGACAAGGACAAAGAGGGCAAGCCTCTCCTGAAGGCTGTGATGCGTCGCTGGCTTCCTGCTGGAGAGGCTCTTCTGCAAATGATCACCATCCATCTGCCTTCCCCCGTCACTGCCCAGAAGTACCGCTGCGAGCTGCTGTATGAAGGACCTGGAGATGATGAGGCTGCCATGG GTATTAAGAACTGTGACCCCAAGGCTCCCCTGATGGTGTACATTTCAAAGATGGTCCCCACCAGTGACAAAGGTCGCTTCTATGCATTTGGTCGTGTCTTCTCTGGGAGCGTCTCCACTGGCCTGAAAGTACGCATTATGGGACCAAACTATGTCCCTGGAAAGAAGGAGGACCTCTACTTGAAGCCGATTCAGAG GACCATTTTGATGATGGGTCGTTACGTTGAGCCCATTGAAGATGTGCCATGTGGCAACATCGTGGGTCTGGTTGGAGTGGACCAGTTCCTTGTCAAAACTGGAACCATCACCACCTTCGAACATGCACACAACATGAGAGTGATGAAGTTCAGTGTCAGCCCTGTGGTGAGAGTTGCTGTGGAGGCCAAAAACCCTGCTGATCTGCCCAAGCTGGTGGAAGGTTTGAAGCGTCTGTCAAAGTCTGATCCTATGGTGCAGTGTATCATTGAGGAGTCTGGAGAACATATCGTTGCTGGTGCTGGAGAGCTACATCTGGAGATTTGTCTGAAGGATCTGGAGGAGGATCATGCTTGCATTCCACTCAAG aAATCTGATCCAGTGGTGTCCTACAGAGAGACTGTCAGCGCAGAATCAAGCGTTATGTGTCTGTCAAAGTCACCCAACAAGCACAACCGTCTGTTCATGAAGGCTCGTCCCTTCGAAGATGGCCTGGCAGAAGACATTGAGAAGGGTGATGTTAGTGCTCGCCAGGAGCTCAAAGCCCGTGCCCGCTACCTGGCTGAAAAGTTCGAGTGGGATGTCACCGAGGCCAGAAAGATTTGGTGCTTTGGACCTGATGGAAATGGCCCCAACCTGTTGGTGGATGTTACCAAGGGAGTGCAGTACCTCAATGAGATCAAAGACAGTGTTGTGGCTGGTTTCCAGTGGGCAGTCAAGGAG GGTGTCCTCTGTGAAGAGAACATGCGTGCCATTCGCTTCGACGTCCATGATGTGACCCTTCATGCAGATGCCATTCACCGTGGTGGTGGTCAGATCATTCCCACAGCTCGCAGAGCTCTCTACGCATGCGAACTCACAGCAGAACCCAAATTGATGGAGCCTGTTTATCTGGTGGAGATCCAA TGTCCTGCAAGTGCAGTGGGTGGAATCTACGGTGTGTTAACTAGGAGACGTGGTCACGTGTTTGAGGAGATCAGTGTGGCGGGAACACCCATGCGTGTTACCAAGGCCTACCTGCCTGTCATGGAGTCATTTG GTTTCACAGCTGACCTTCGTTCCAACACTGGTGGTCAGGCCTTCCCACAGTGTGTGTTCGACCACTGGCAGGTTCTCCCTGGAGACCCAATGGACCCTACAAGCAAGCCTGGTATTGTTGTGACGGAGACGCGCAAACGCAAGGGTCTTAAGGAAGGTGTCCCAGCCTTGGACAACTACCTGGACAAATTGTAA